The following proteins come from a genomic window of Nautilia profundicola AmH:
- a CDS encoding nitrate reductase — translation MKKLILIILAICAFALPPVKKITYNGYISKITYNNTYLIAGLENGTIVIKDFKTFKNIGTITLPKIHDFMGDLISMPIYSLDISPDNKHLMILAEGEDAKRELFIYDFNSKKLDHIFTTKETLMKGTYIGDNKIFFALLSDEALLYDLKNNKNIYRTQVGNYVFSTYAVNKNKTLAVFGDESGALKVVDIKTGKKLKELKGFNKDKTLSCDIEKNLAINGSSDMRVAVYDINSGYSKLTLKVKFLPYGATISPDLSKFAVQYNEKNDIAIYSMYNKLLFVLNGHTMALNGIKFLNNDTIISFSPAEILIWKLK, via the coding sequence ATGAAAAAATTAATTTTAATTATTTTAGCAATTTGTGCATTTGCATTACCGCCTGTGAAAAAAATAACTTACAACGGCTATATTTCAAAAATAACGTATAACAACACTTATCTAATAGCCGGACTGGAAAACGGTACTATAGTAATAAAAGACTTTAAAACATTTAAAAATATCGGTACAATAACTCTTCCTAAAATTCATGATTTTATGGGAGATTTAATATCAATGCCTATTTATTCGCTTGATATCTCTCCTGATAATAAACATCTGATGATTTTAGCTGAAGGTGAAGATGCCAAAAGAGAACTTTTCATTTATGATTTTAATTCTAAAAAATTAGATCATATTTTTACTACAAAAGAAACGTTAATGAAAGGGACTTATATAGGAGACAATAAAATATTTTTTGCCTTACTGAGCGATGAAGCACTACTTTATGATTTAAAAAACAATAAAAACATATACAGAACCCAAGTGGGTAATTATGTTTTTTCAACATATGCTGTTAATAAAAATAAAACTTTAGCGGTATTCGGTGATGAAAGTGGAGCGTTGAAAGTTGTAGATATTAAAACAGGGAAAAAACTCAAAGAGTTAAAAGGTTTCAACAAAGACAAAACATTAAGCTGCGATATTGAAAAAAACCTTGCTATTAACGGTAGCAGCGATATGAGAGTAGCTGTATATGATATTAATAGCGGGTATTCCAAATTAACTTTAAAAGTAAAATTTTTACCTTATGGGGCAACAATCAGTCCTGATTTAAGTAAATTTGCAGTACAATACAATGAAAAAAACGATATTGCAATTTATTCAATGTATAATAAATTGCTGTTTGTTTTAAATGGCCATACAATGGCATTAAACGGAATTAAATTTTTAAATAACGATACTATTATAAGCTTTTCTCCTGCAGAAATACTTATATGGAAATTAAAATAA
- the argF gene encoding ornithine carbamoyltransferase, translated as MRHFLWLCDYSKEEIKEIIDLAFQIKTETKNGVYKPYLKHQQLAMIFEKSSTRTRVSFEAGINQLGGNGLFLSSRDIQLGRGEPLKDTARVITRMVDLVMIRTFGQERLEEFAKYSKVPVINGLTDLCHPVQLLADLMTMIEFNKFDFNNPQNTTAAYVGDGNNMAHSWAILASKLGFNLRIATPKGYEIDENIKQKAIEFAKTSGAKLEFLYDPKAAVKDADVVTTDTWVSMGQEEEKEKRINDFRGFEVDTELMELAKQDSIFLHCLPAYRGYEVSEEVFESHAEEIFTEAENRLHAQKGLMVWLKK; from the coding sequence TTGAGACATTTTTTATGGCTTTGTGATTACTCTAAAGAAGAAATTAAAGAAATTATCGATTTGGCATTTCAGATTAAAACGGAAACAAAAAACGGTGTTTATAAACCATATTTAAAACATCAGCAATTAGCGATGATATTTGAAAAAAGTTCTACAAGAACAAGGGTTTCTTTTGAAGCGGGAATAAATCAGTTAGGTGGAAATGGCCTTTTTTTAAGTTCGCGTGATATTCAATTGGGAAGAGGAGAGCCTCTCAAAGATACTGCCAGGGTAATTACAAGAATGGTTGATTTAGTGATGATCAGAACATTTGGACAGGAAAGATTAGAAGAGTTTGCAAAATATTCAAAAGTACCTGTTATAAACGGTTTAACAGATTTATGCCATCCTGTTCAGTTACTTGCGGATCTTATGACTATGATTGAATTTAACAAGTTTGATTTTAATAACCCTCAAAACACAACTGCCGCTTATGTGGGTGATGGTAATAATATGGCTCATTCTTGGGCGATTTTGGCATCAAAGCTCGGATTTAATTTAAGAATAGCAACACCGAAAGGCTATGAAATAGATGAAAATATAAAACAAAAAGCAATTGAATTCGCAAAAACAAGCGGAGCCAAGTTAGAGTTTTTATACGATCCTAAAGCCGCCGTAAAAGACGCTGATGTTGTTACGACAGATACATGGGTAAGTATGGGGCAGGAAGAGGAAAAAGAAAAAAGAATAAACGATTTCAGAGGTTTTGAAGTTGATACTGAATTAATGGAATTGGCAAAGCAAGACTCAATATTTTTACATTGTCTTCCGGCTTACAGAGGTTATGAAGTAAGCGAAGAAGTTTTTGAATCTCACGCGGAAGAAATATTTACAGAAGCTGAAAATAGATTACATGCGCAGAAAGGATTGATGGTTTGGCTGAAAAAATAG
- the rsmG gene encoding 16S rRNA (guanine(527)-N(7))-methyltransferase RsmG — MNKFDIFTNELLKWNKVHKFTNYKTPEEIREQIEDSLYPLEKIKHYKTALDIGTGAGFPGLVLAIAMPETKWYLVEPLKKRYSFLNYMKIKLNLDNVKIVPSRLEKADIDPVELITTRAVMPTSKIIEISRPYLEKNGKILLYKGSNALEELKEAKVNAEIISKGNRNYIFIKDI, encoded by the coding sequence ATGAATAAATTCGACATATTTACAAATGAACTTTTAAAATGGAATAAAGTCCATAAATTTACAAATTATAAAACTCCCGAAGAAATTAGGGAACAAATAGAAGATTCCTTATATCCGTTGGAAAAAATAAAACATTATAAAACGGCTCTTGATATTGGAACTGGTGCAGGTTTTCCGGGATTAGTTTTGGCAATTGCAATGCCGGAAACAAAATGGTATTTGGTAGAACCATTAAAAAAAAGATACTCTTTTTTAAATTATATGAAAATAAAACTAAATTTAGATAATGTAAAAATCGTTCCCTCAAGACTTGAAAAAGCAGATATTGATCCCGTTGAATTAATTACAACAAGGGCGGTAATGCCCACCTCAAAAATAATAGAAATTTCAAGGCCTTATTTAGAAAAAAATGGTAAAATACTTCTATACAAAGGTTCAAATGCTTTGGAAGAATTAAAAGAGGCTAAAGTTAATGCCGAAATTATCTCAAAAGGCAACCGTAATTATATATTTATAAAGGATATTTAA
- a CDS encoding Fur family transcriptional regulator encodes MKQLKNLLEESSLKITPQRLAILKELEKKGHASIEEIYEDIRDFFPSISLATIYKNITALKDENIISEICLHHKPKFEITKEPHAHFICKKCGKVEDVPFNELIKGEIDKQYPDSQKELYIYGICKECKEKES; translated from the coding sequence ATGAAACAATTAAAAAATTTATTAGAAGAATCGAGCCTGAAAATTACTCCTCAAAGGTTGGCTATATTAAAAGAGCTTGAAAAAAAAGGCCATGCCAGTATTGAAGAGATTTATGAAGATATAAGAGATTTTTTCCCTTCTATTTCACTTGCAACCATATATAAAAATATTACTGCATTGAAAGATGAAAATATTATAAGTGAGATATGTTTACATCATAAACCTAAATTTGAAATTACGAAAGAACCGCACGCCCATTTTATTTGTAAAAAATGTGGAAAAGTAGAAGATGTTCCGTTTAATGAATTGATAAAAGGAGAAATTGATAAACAATATCCCGATTCTCAAAAAGAACTATATATTTACGGAATTTGTAAAGAGTGTAAGGAAAAAGAATCTTAA
- a CDS encoding SDR family oxidoreductase — protein MKVFVTSDGFVASHIKKYFKSNLVENIENADVIINTIGILKEEKYTYEDSHIMSIKKLIPNIKNKKLIHISALGSTKNHPSKYKHTKAMAEEIIKKELVNYVILKPSIILGDGQKLYDDLKYFKNFPIIFAPKMKIQPLNIQKLIVFIDEIIKKDMTGEFELCGEKVITMKELFIKVFDKYNKNPLILEMPKVFFRVMLPLLSLLKIMSKDEYLMIEDNICKGDK, from the coding sequence ATGAAAGTTTTTGTGACATCCGATGGATTCGTGGCAAGTCACATTAAAAAGTATTTTAAATCCAATTTAGTTGAAAATATAGAAAATGCTGACGTTATAATAAATACAATCGGTATCCTAAAAGAAGAAAAATATACATATGAAGATTCACATATAATGAGTATTAAAAAACTTATCCCAAATATAAAAAACAAAAAACTAATACATATTTCCGCTTTAGGTTCAACAAAAAACCATCCTTCAAAATATAAACATACCAAAGCCATGGCAGAAGAAATTATAAAAAAAGAACTTGTAAACTATGTTATATTAAAACCTTCCATAATTTTAGGTGACGGACAAAAATTATATGACGATTTAAAATATTTCAAAAATTTTCCGATAATTTTCGCTCCGAAAATGAAAATACAACCATTAAACATTCAAAAACTAATTGTATTTATTGATGAAATAATAAAAAAAGACATGACAGGGGAATTTGAACTTTGCGGAGAAAAAGTGATCACCATGAAAGAACTTTTTATAAAAGTATTTGATAAATATAATAAAAACCCTTTAATTTTAGAAATGCCGAAAGTTTTTTTTAGAGTAATGCTCCCTTTATTGTCTCTTTTAAAGATTATGAGTAAAGACGAATATTTAATGATTGAAGACAATATATGTAAAGGTGACAAATGA
- a CDS encoding DUF503 domain-containing protein, producing the protein MVIVNLIADFELPFVFSLKERRKILNSIKEKLKKFNVSVLDLSGEYPKEASIAIVYAAHNEKQAGEIKRTIEEFLFRNFPEIEFIFDTEII; encoded by the coding sequence ATGGTGATAGTTAATTTAATTGCCGATTTTGAACTGCCTTTTGTTTTTTCTCTTAAAGAAAGAAGAAAGATTTTAAATTCAATTAAAGAAAAACTTAAAAAATTTAACGTATCCGTATTAGATCTTTCAGGTGAATATCCTAAAGAAGCAAGTATCGCCATTGTTTATGCAGCACACAATGAAAAACAAGCTGGAGAAATTAAAAGGACTATTGAAGAATTTCTTTTCAGAAACTTTCCCGAAATAGAGTTTATTTTTGATACTGAAATAATTTAA
- a CDS encoding chaperone NapD: MNISSIIVRTRPENYDAVWLNLQECEFCDVHFGEKEKGVIIITIEGETVEEEIEKLNKIEQMPLIISADMHMSYCEEELDKLRENIDLNSTVEELNTDKKAEEIKYFGSLKKKY, from the coding sequence ATGAATATTTCAAGTATTATAGTAAGAACAAGACCGGAAAATTACGATGCAGTTTGGCTTAATTTACAAGAATGTGAATTTTGTGACGTTCATTTCGGAGAAAAAGAAAAAGGTGTCATTATTATTACTATTGAAGGTGAAACAGTAGAGGAAGAAATAGAAAAATTAAACAAAATAGAACAGATGCCTCTGATTATAAGTGCGGATATGCATATGAGTTATTGCGAAGAAGAATTAGACAAGTTAAGAGAAAACATAGATCTTAATTCTACTGTTGAAGAATTAAACACTGATAAAAAAGCCGAAGAAATAAAATATTTTGGTAGTTTAAAGAAAAAATATTAA
- the pyk gene encoding pyruvate kinase — translation MKKVKIVATLGPSSSDKISQMIKAGVDIFRLNFSHADHKTHRQSIKHIRETAKKLDSKTAILQDISGPKIRIGEINGFLELKRGDKIRLVKKHPESLYDLTLTYPEIIDHVNIGEYVFFADGSIRTKVIDKDNNSLTLEVKNEGVLSSRKGVNFPHSKLKISAITPKDEKDLAFGARNGVDIVAISFVNSKNDILKAKEILKQNGANPWVIAKIETKQAVENLDEILEVSDGVMVARGDLGIEVGIEKVPVIQKKIIRRANKLKKPVITATQMLLSMVNSPFPTRAEVSDVANAVMDGSDGVMLSDETTVGKYPVKAVETLKNVILETQNIYPYYKKYEILDEDAIAASVADLCRGIEPKGIICFTSSGTTVKSIAKYRPKSPIFAVTHSRETSRKLNMVWGVKPLFEIPKIKNPEKLIEKFRTLAIKTGCFKKGDMVIVTMGSLVGKEGTTNMIRVIEI, via the coding sequence ATGAAAAAAGTAAAAATCGTAGCAACACTTGGACCTTCTTCATCAGATAAAATATCTCAAATGATAAAAGCAGGTGTAGATATTTTTAGACTTAATTTTTCACATGCAGATCATAAAACACACAGACAGTCAATAAAACATATTAGAGAAACAGCTAAAAAACTTGACAGTAAAACAGCTATACTGCAAGATATAAGCGGACCTAAAATACGTATAGGTGAAATAAACGGATTTTTAGAATTAAAAAGAGGAGACAAAATCAGACTTGTAAAAAAACATCCTGAAAGTTTGTACGATTTAACTTTAACATATCCTGAAATAATTGACCATGTAAATATTGGTGAATATGTCTTTTTTGCAGATGGAAGTATAAGAACCAAAGTTATAGACAAAGATAATAATTCTTTAACACTGGAAGTAAAAAACGAAGGTGTTTTATCAAGTAGAAAAGGAGTGAATTTTCCTCATTCTAAACTTAAAATTTCGGCAATTACACCAAAAGATGAAAAAGACCTTGCTTTCGGTGCAAGAAACGGAGTGGACATTGTCGCAATTTCATTTGTTAATTCAAAAAATGATATCTTAAAAGCAAAAGAGATATTAAAACAAAACGGTGCAAATCCTTGGGTGATTGCAAAAATAGAAACCAAACAGGCTGTAGAGAATCTTGATGAAATTTTAGAAGTCAGTGACGGTGTAATGGTTGCAAGGGGTGATTTAGGTATTGAAGTTGGAATAGAAAAAGTACCTGTAATACAAAAGAAAATCATAAGACGCGCAAATAAACTAAAAAAACCGGTAATTACAGCTACTCAGATGTTATTGTCTATGGTTAATTCCCCTTTCCCTACACGTGCGGAAGTAAGTGATGTAGCGAATGCAGTAATGGATGGAAGTGATGGTGTGATGCTAAGCGATGAAACGACGGTAGGTAAATATCCGGTAAAAGCAGTGGAAACACTTAAAAATGTGATCCTTGAAACTCAAAACATATATCCATATTATAAAAAATACGAAATACTTGATGAAGATGCGATTGCAGCAAGTGTTGCTGATTTATGCAGAGGAATTGAACCTAAAGGAATAATCTGTTTCACAAGCAGCGGTACAACTGTTAAGAGCATTGCAAAATACAGACCTAAATCACCTATTTTTGCAGTAACTCACAGTAGAGAAACAAGTAGAAAACTTAATATGGTATGGGGTGTTAAACCTCTATTTGAAATTCCTAAAATTAAAAACCCGGAAAAACTTATCGAAAAATTCAGAACCCTTGCCATAAAAACAGGGTGTTTCAAAAAAGGAGATATGGTAATCGTAACAATGGGTAGTTTAGTAGGAAAAGAAGGGACTACAAATATGATCAGGGTAATTGAAATTTAA
- the ribA gene encoding GTP cyclohydrolase II: MKISDIATLPTKYGIFKIQSFKENDKEHLAIFTEKLPEIPYIRIHSECLTGDALGSLKCDCGDQLAFALKTINEHGGIVLYLRQEGRGIGLFNKVNAYALQDKGLDTVEANHQLGFEADMRDFSIVEKILKHFGIKQIKLLTNNPKKEFAFKNIKVVERIPVKVEPNPYNENYLKTKKEKLGHKL; the protein is encoded by the coding sequence TTGAAAATATCCGATATTGCCACTCTTCCAACTAAATACGGTATATTTAAAATACAATCTTTTAAAGAAAACGATAAAGAGCATTTAGCTATTTTCACTGAAAAACTACCGGAAATCCCATATATCAGAATTCATAGCGAATGTCTTACCGGAGATGCTTTGGGTAGTTTAAAATGTGACTGCGGAGATCAGTTGGCATTTGCACTTAAAACAATAAATGAACACGGAGGAATAGTCTTGTATTTGAGACAAGAGGGACGTGGAATAGGTCTTTTTAATAAAGTAAATGCTTACGCTCTTCAAGATAAAGGCCTGGATACCGTTGAAGCTAATCATCAATTAGGTTTTGAAGCCGATATGAGAGATTTTTCCATTGTTGAAAAAATATTAAAACACTTCGGTATCAAACAGATTAAACTTTTAACTAATAACCCTAAAAAAGAATTTGCTTTTAAAAACATAAAAGTTGTTGAAAGAATACCTGTTAAAGTTGAACCGAATCCGTATAACGAAAACTATTTAAAAACTAAAAAAGAAAAATTAGGACACAAACTATAA
- a CDS encoding LIM domain-containing protein, with amino-acid sequence MGKIILFVLIGAAIYFFFIKSREVTNKDNDENEFVQCSNCGTFVLKKEMKEKNGKLVCKDCYENS; translated from the coding sequence ATGGGAAAAATAATTTTATTTGTTTTAATAGGTGCGGCAATATATTTTTTCTTTATCAAATCAAGAGAAGTAACAAACAAAGACAATGATGAGAATGAATTTGTACAATGTTCAAACTGTGGCACTTTTGTATTAAAAAAAGAAATGAAAGAAAAAAACGGAAAACTTGTCTGCAAGGACTGTTATGAAAATTCTTGA
- the napG gene encoding ferredoxin-type protein NapG: MDNKRRSFLVNLIQAGAAATAAGTIVAGFAEENKAKELTLRPPGALKEDEFLKTCIRCGLCVEACKNRDNKVVIDGNEIITLKLGAPGDKVPIGTPYFIARTGPCFMCDDIPCMYACPTGALTPDECKNDKGEVAIDYAKMGVAVIDPSSCIAFWGLQCTACYRACPELDKAITIEWKQNKRTGKHAYRIPVVHEEACTGCGMCEQACVTEIAAIKIFPREVVLGKAGDRYVKGWDVKDQQRVKNASTDTKTVTGRSKKSAVDNLNEGIKWDQ, encoded by the coding sequence ATGGATAACAAAAGACGCTCATTTTTAGTAAACCTAATTCAAGCTGGTGCGGCAGCAACTGCTGCCGGCACTATTGTCGCAGGGTTTGCTGAAGAAAACAAAGCAAAAGAATTAACGCTTAGGCCTCCTGGTGCATTAAAAGAAGACGAGTTTCTCAAAACTTGCATCAGATGCGGTCTTTGTGTTGAAGCCTGTAAAAACAGAGATAATAAAGTAGTTATTGACGGAAATGAAATCATTACTTTAAAACTCGGGGCACCGGGTGATAAAGTGCCAATCGGAACACCGTATTTCATTGCAAGGACTGGTCCATGTTTCATGTGCGACGATATTCCTTGCATGTACGCGTGTCCAACCGGTGCACTTACACCTGATGAATGTAAAAACGATAAAGGCGAAGTTGCTATTGATTATGCAAAAATGGGCGTCGCTGTAATTGATCCGAGCAGTTGTATTGCTTTTTGGGGTCTACAGTGTACCGCTTGTTATAGAGCTTGTCCGGAACTTGATAAAGCTATTACCATTGAATGGAAACAGAATAAAAGAACAGGTAAACACGCATATAGAATCCCGGTGGTGCATGAAGAAGCATGTACGGGATGCGGTATGTGTGAACAAGCCTGTGTAACTGAAATTGCAGCTATTAAAATTTTCCCAAGAGAAGTTGTACTTGGAAAAGCCGGTGACAGATATGTAAAAGGCTGGGATGTAAAAGATCAACAAAGAGTAAAAAATGCCTCTACCGATACTAAAACTGTTACTGGTAGAAGTAAAAAAAGTGCGGTTGATAATTTAAATGAAGGAATCAAATGGGATCAATAA
- a CDS encoding DUF2603 domain-containing protein, protein MAEKIAKKLNINEKTVVECKEFEVIEGNLDNSLWIMHINNEFKIVLDVEEYMKLMETMKNVMKENFELKLEKAILSEFPVDYDDVKAVVLEEMKRDENASISEILNKVKLEHPNLFYNLDLEKIF, encoded by the coding sequence TTGGCTGAAAAAATAGCAAAAAAATTAAATATAAACGAAAAAACAGTTGTTGAGTGTAAAGAATTTGAAGTAATTGAAGGGAATTTAGATAACTCTCTTTGGATTATGCACATAAATAACGAGTTTAAAATAGTACTTGATGTTGAAGAATACATGAAGTTAATGGAAACAATGAAAAATGTAATGAAAGAAAATTTTGAATTGAAACTTGAAAAAGCCATACTAAGTGAGTTTCCTGTTGATTACGATGATGTTAAAGCTGTTGTGTTAGAGGAAATGAAAAGAGATGAAAATGCTTCGATAAGCGAAATTTTAAACAAAGTAAAACTTGAACATCCAAATCTTTTTTATAATTTAGATTTAGAAAAAATCTTCTAA
- a CDS encoding peroxiredoxin, translating into MACEQDTKTAIKDEKITTKEEVSMEEIKTQEGVLVLKEMPEFKMEAYNAETGHYTEVSSEDYKGKWTVVCFYPADFTFVCPTEIAAMNAALPFLKELGVEVLAVSTDTKFSHKRFVETEPLLKDLKLTIGADPTGEVTRKFGVMIEGAGLALRGRFLINPDGVIVAQEVQAPPVGRSVKEFLRQIIAHQHAYKTGEVCPANWKPGKKTLPVNTDIEPMTGNVGAYVTLADLVDEADVKEMEELVKAFKEA; encoded by the coding sequence ATGGCATGTGAACAAGATACAAAAACAGCAATAAAAGATGAAAAAATAACAACAAAAGAGGAGGTTAGTATGGAAGAAATTAAAACTCAAGAAGGTGTATTGGTATTGAAAGAAATGCCTGAATTCAAAATGGAAGCATATAATGCGGAAACAGGTCATTATACAGAAGTTTCAAGTGAAGATTATAAAGGTAAATGGACTGTAGTATGTTTTTACCCTGCAGACTTTACATTCGTATGTCCAACTGAAATTGCAGCAATGAACGCAGCATTACCGTTCTTAAAAGAATTAGGTGTAGAAGTACTTGCAGTATCAACTGATACAAAATTCTCACACAAAAGATTCGTAGAAACTGAACCGTTATTAAAAGATCTTAAACTTACAATCGGTGCAGATCCAACTGGTGAAGTTACAAGAAAATTCGGTGTAATGATTGAAGGTGCAGGACTTGCGCTAAGAGGAAGATTCTTAATCAATCCAGACGGTGTAATTGTAGCTCAAGAAGTACAAGCTCCGCCTGTTGGTAGAAGTGTAAAAGAATTCTTAAGACAAATTATTGCACATCAGCATGCATATAAAACTGGTGAAGTTTGCCCTGCAAACTGGAAACCTGGTAAAAAAACATTACCTGTAAATACTGATATTGAGCCAATGACAGGAAATGTAGGAGCTTATGTAACATTAGCTGATTTAGTTGACGAAGCTGATGTTAAAGAAATGGAAGAATTAGTAAAAGCTTTCAAAGAAGCTTAA
- the napH gene encoding quinol dehydrogenase ferredoxin subunit NapH has protein sequence MGSIIKNKYLILRRISQLSILFLYFAANAYGWKILVGNLSFSKLFNTIPLSDPFAVLQMLFAGAAISADLILGVFVVLFLYGVIGGRAYCSWVCPVNMITDLAAWVRRKTHHEKDNLISTTKTRKFRYAFLVVLLIASAFIGAAAFEFISPIGIFTRGVAFSLGFGWIWLLTIFIFDAFVLKNGWCGHICPVGAMYSLVGSKSLIRVYHNKDNCTACGECLNICPETQVLTPVIDKKSDYINGIECTNCGRCIEVCNDNALNFSIRKYINSKGENNEKTTN, from the coding sequence ATGGGATCAATAATTAAAAACAAATATCTGATTCTAAGAAGAATATCCCAGCTGTCAATATTGTTTTTATATTTTGCGGCAAATGCATACGGATGGAAAATATTGGTAGGAAATTTAAGTTTTTCTAAACTGTTTAACACTATACCATTATCAGATCCGTTTGCTGTTTTGCAAATGCTATTTGCAGGAGCCGCTATAAGTGCTGATTTGATTTTAGGTGTGTTTGTTGTTCTTTTCTTATACGGTGTAATAGGAGGGAGAGCTTATTGTAGCTGGGTTTGCCCGGTTAATATGATAACTGACTTAGCTGCATGGGTAAGAAGAAAAACACACCATGAAAAAGACAACTTAATCAGTACAACAAAAACAAGAAAATTTAGATACGCCTTTTTGGTTGTATTATTAATTGCATCAGCCTTTATAGGTGCTGCGGCTTTTGAATTTATCAGTCCGATTGGTATCTTCACAAGAGGTGTAGCATTTTCCTTAGGCTTCGGATGGATATGGTTATTGACAATTTTCATTTTTGATGCATTTGTTCTTAAAAACGGATGGTGTGGACATATCTGTCCAGTAGGTGCAATGTATAGTCTTGTGGGTAGTAAAAGTTTGATCCGTGTATACCACAATAAAGACAACTGTACAGCATGCGGAGAATGTTTAAACATTTGTCCTGAAACACAGGTTTTAACCCCTGTAATTGATAAAAAAAGTGACTATATTAACGGCATTGAATGTACTAATTGCGGTAGATGTATCGAAGTTTGTAATGATAATGCCCTTAATTTTTCAATAAGAAAATATATAAACTCAAAAGGAGAAAACAATGAAAAAACTACTAATTAG
- a CDS encoding 4Fe-4S dicluster domain-containing protein, which yields MDRRSFFRRVKNSPFKSFIYPPYYDKKEDFSKCKDCKDKDCLIACNEKIIKIVNEKPVLDFTNSGCTFCDECAIACKNGVLSLPYKKNTINAEMIINPKKCIAWNQTICFSCQDVCEEFAIIYKGMFNPVIDLEKCTGCGFCISVCPTNAIETKII from the coding sequence ATGGATAGACGTTCTTTTTTTAGGAGAGTTAAAAACTCTCCTTTTAAATCTTTCATATATCCTCCTTATTACGACAAGAAAGAAGACTTTTCAAAATGTAAAGATTGTAAAGATAAAGATTGCTTGATTGCATGTAATGAAAAAATAATAAAAATAGTAAATGAAAAACCGGTATTGGATTTTACAAATTCGGGATGCACTTTTTGTGACGAATGCGCTATTGCATGTAAAAACGGTGTTTTATCGTTACCATATAAAAAAAATACAATTAATGCTGAAATGATTATCAATCCTAAAAAATGTATTGCATGGAATCAAACAATCTGCTTTTCATGTCAAGATGTATGTGAAGAATTTGCTATAATATATAAAGGAATGTTTAATCCTGTAATAGACCTTGAAAAATGTACAGGCTGCGGATTTTGCATAAGCGTTTGTCCTACAAATGCAATAGAAACGAAAATTATATAG
- a CDS encoding nitrate reductase cytochrome c-type subunit, translating into MKKLLISSALIAGFIFTGCQTTTTSNKEVKVTGIREANLNADSQNLPELKLNTTQPIPGKVKKQPASFVTAPPMIPHSVEGMVPITKNNNMCLNCHMPQAAKSLGVTPIPPSHFVDNFEGGKKSSKLAGSRYNCTLCHAPQAMVDPVIENKFESLRK; encoded by the coding sequence ATGAAAAAACTACTAATTAGTTCTGCTTTAATTGCAGGATTTATTTTCACTGGTTGTCAAACTACAACAACTTCAAATAAGGAAGTTAAGGTAACTGGTATCAGAGAAGCAAACCTAAACGCTGATTCTCAAAATTTACCAGAATTAAAACTTAACACTACTCAGCCAATCCCTGGGAAAGTAAAAAAACAACCAGCATCTTTTGTAACTGCGCCTCCAATGATCCCACATAGCGTTGAGGGAATGGTTCCTATTACTAAAAACAACAATATGTGTTTAAACTGTCATATGCCTCAAGCGGCTAAAAGTTTAGGTGTTACTCCGATTCCACCAAGCCATTTTGTTGACAATTTTGAAGGTGGTAAAAAATCTTCTAAACTTGCAGGAAGTAGATATAACTGTACATTATGCCATGCTCCTCAGGCAATGGTTGACCCTGTAATTGAAAACAAATTCGAATCATTAAGAAAGTAA